From a single Arthrobacter sp. SLBN-112 genomic region:
- a CDS encoding MBL fold metallo-hydrolase — MSEWLEVGTDNYVLVTEGFQLNTGLIVGSERAMVIDTGCGPRQGRKIFDAVREKTKLPLVVVNTHAHYDHFFGNAAFAESGVTEFWAHKNCATEIDQRGDLQRRLVATLEPEMSSGEGKNVELVVPNAIVKDQPVLVDLGGLTATLFYLGRGHTDGDLLVGTSTTLYVGDLVEQGAHPSFENSYPEEWADALRHISALRHRYEFLIPGHGKPCSDQFVKTMANTMGTAVRQARQSIRDTPNDATKAIPVLPYGPEQSRWFIKRLQENWRNSHEAS, encoded by the coding sequence ATGTCGGAATGGCTCGAAGTCGGCACGGACAACTATGTACTAGTGACTGAAGGATTCCAGCTGAACACGGGCCTGATCGTTGGCTCCGAGCGCGCCATGGTCATCGACACGGGTTGCGGTCCCCGACAAGGACGCAAGATCTTTGACGCGGTTAGGGAGAAGACGAAGCTGCCCCTCGTCGTCGTCAACACCCACGCCCACTACGACCACTTTTTCGGCAACGCTGCGTTCGCCGAATCCGGTGTCACCGAATTCTGGGCGCACAAGAACTGCGCCACCGAGATCGACCAGCGCGGCGACCTGCAGCGCCGGTTGGTTGCAACGCTGGAACCAGAAATGTCGAGCGGCGAGGGTAAGAACGTCGAGCTTGTGGTTCCCAACGCCATCGTCAAAGACCAGCCCGTTCTGGTGGACCTCGGCGGTCTGACGGCCACCTTGTTCTATCTGGGCCGCGGCCACACCGACGGTGACCTCCTGGTCGGAACCTCAACCACCCTCTACGTAGGGGATCTTGTGGAGCAGGGCGCGCACCCTTCCTTCGAGAACTCCTACCCGGAGGAGTGGGCCGATGCACTCCGGCACATCTCCGCTCTGCGCCACCGCTACGAATTCCTGATCCCCGGCCACGGAAAGCCGTGCAGCGACCAGTTCGTCAAAACCATGGCCAACACCATGGGCACTGCCGTCCGCCAGGCCCGCCAGTCCATCCGCGACACTCCCAACGACGCTACCAAGGCCATTCCCGTCCTGCCTTACGGGCCTGAACAATCCCGGTGGTTCATCAAGCGGCTCCAGGAGAACTGGCGCAACAGCCACGAAGCTTCGTAA
- a CDS encoding polysaccharide biosynthesis tyrosine autokinase gives MPSWKQSTSFQHPPQGVSGLDLSEYLRVLRRSWMLILALALVGLLSGGVLAVLTKPTYTADTQLFVAIQNSGSVQELQQGNTFSQARVQSYVKIVDSPAVLQPVIETLGLPTTANDLAKRVTASTELNTVLIGISVTDSSAVQASAIAEETARSLIKTVENLEEPKTGGPSPISLSVIKPAVAPSTPSAPNTRQSLIVGLILGLALGVAGAVGRSILDNRIRSEAELRLVTDAPLLGAIHFDQGTTKKPLLTQTSFQNPRAESFRQLRTNLQFANVSSHGKTVLITSSLPGEGKSTTATNLAIAMAQAGQTVCLVDADLRRPMVGEYLGLDMSAGLTTALVGTADVNDVLQPWGEDQLYVLTSGQIPPNPSELLGSDEMKLLVSRLEEVFDAIVIDAPPLLPVTDAAVLSQHVGGVVVVVDAQRSRNHDLEKALNALTLVSSNILGIVMNRVPQKGPDAYSYGSYASYMSDNVESSSPHRPHRAGRKLGRKAESREFGQFTEHDIEPVSERSPQRFPTERFEAER, from the coding sequence GTGCCGTCCTGGAAGCAGTCAACCAGCTTCCAGCATCCGCCACAGGGGGTTTCCGGCTTGGATTTGAGTGAGTACCTACGCGTCCTGCGGCGCAGTTGGATGTTGATTTTAGCTTTGGCTTTGGTTGGATTGCTTAGCGGTGGCGTGCTCGCAGTGCTCACTAAGCCTACTTACACAGCCGATACCCAACTTTTCGTGGCAATCCAAAACTCAGGATCCGTTCAAGAACTGCAGCAGGGCAACACTTTCAGTCAGGCGCGAGTACAGTCCTACGTCAAAATTGTTGATTCTCCAGCGGTGCTGCAACCAGTCATAGAAACTTTAGGGCTGCCTACAACTGCCAACGACCTCGCAAAGCGCGTCACGGCGTCGACAGAACTCAACACCGTGCTCATCGGTATTTCGGTCACGGACTCCTCGGCAGTGCAGGCATCTGCGATTGCTGAGGAAACCGCCAGAAGTCTTATCAAGACTGTTGAGAATTTAGAAGAGCCAAAGACCGGGGGCCCCTCGCCCATCAGTCTCTCCGTCATAAAACCCGCGGTGGCTCCCTCGACACCGTCCGCCCCAAACACCCGACAAAGTCTTATTGTTGGGCTGATTCTGGGCCTCGCCTTGGGCGTTGCCGGGGCTGTCGGACGCTCCATCTTGGATAATCGGATACGCAGTGAGGCTGAACTTAGACTCGTAACTGACGCACCACTCCTCGGGGCAATACACTTCGACCAAGGAACAACCAAAAAGCCACTTCTTACTCAGACAAGCTTCCAGAACCCTCGCGCTGAATCGTTCCGCCAGCTCCGGACGAACCTGCAGTTCGCCAACGTATCAAGCCATGGCAAAACTGTGCTGATTACATCGTCACTTCCGGGTGAGGGAAAGAGCACTACCGCAACAAACCTGGCCATTGCCATGGCTCAAGCTGGTCAAACAGTTTGCCTGGTAGACGCTGATCTTCGACGGCCCATGGTGGGGGAATACCTCGGTTTGGACATGTCTGCGGGCCTAACAACCGCACTCGTGGGTACTGCTGACGTCAACGACGTTCTTCAGCCTTGGGGCGAAGATCAACTTTACGTCTTGACCTCTGGACAGATTCCTCCGAACCCAAGCGAACTCCTCGGTTCCGATGAGATGAAGCTCTTAGTGTCGCGGTTGGAAGAAGTGTTTGATGCAATAGTCATAGACGCCCCACCGTTACTCCCGGTGACAGACGCCGCTGTGCTTTCGCAACACGTGGGTGGCGTCGTAGTCGTTGTAGATGCCCAGAGGAGCCGGAACCATGACTTGGAGAAGGCACTAAACGCTCTCACCCTGGTCAGCTCTAACATTCTTGGCATCGTCATGAATCGTGTGCCTCAGAAGGGCCCCGATGCATACTCGTATGGCTCATATGCTTCCTACATGTCTGACAATGTGGAAAGTAGTAGTCCTCATCGCCCTCATCGAGCGGGCCGAAAATTGGGCCGTAAGGCCGAGTCTAGAGAGTTTGGGCAATTCACTGAGCACGATATAGAACCAGTCTCGGAACGCTCACCCCAAAGGTTCCCGACTGAACGCTTTGAAGCCGAAAGGTGA
- a CDS encoding DMT family transporter, translating into MIQAAAVSALTSYHWLGIPIAAVGAVLLALGTLFQHRAVGDQPAAAGRAAGSMGGGRLHALMRKPVWLAGTAMLGAAILLQLTSLRFSPLIVVQPIGAIALVVTTLATARMTRRSPGRRALTAVALCVGGVGVFVAVAALSAEDVEISDRHLVTILIVLAVVLACVAAAYLLWRHRSHAVVFTAGAGILFGFVAALAKTVIARLFQGDFEWLSLTCLAGLLIAALGGSFLVQNAHTRGSPELVVAGLTVIDPLVAVAIGITILGEADAAPPLAIVLFLLSGATAVAGVILLATVKKPVITG; encoded by the coding sequence ATGATCCAGGCTGCGGCCGTGTCCGCACTGACGTCCTACCACTGGCTGGGGATTCCGATCGCCGCCGTCGGCGCGGTCCTGCTCGCCCTGGGAACGCTATTCCAGCACCGGGCCGTGGGAGACCAGCCGGCAGCAGCCGGGCGTGCGGCGGGCAGCATGGGCGGCGGACGCCTTCACGCCCTGATGCGGAAACCGGTGTGGCTGGCCGGGACGGCGATGCTGGGCGCTGCGATCCTCCTCCAGCTCACCAGCCTCCGGTTCTCACCCCTGATCGTGGTGCAGCCCATTGGGGCGATCGCCCTGGTGGTCACCACACTGGCCACCGCGCGGATGACCCGCCGGTCCCCGGGGCGCCGGGCCCTCACCGCCGTCGCCTTATGCGTTGGCGGGGTTGGCGTGTTCGTTGCTGTGGCGGCGCTGTCCGCGGAGGACGTGGAGATCAGCGACCGGCACCTGGTCACCATCCTGATCGTGCTCGCCGTGGTCCTGGCCTGCGTGGCCGCGGCTTATCTCTTGTGGCGCCACCGCTCGCACGCGGTGGTCTTCACGGCCGGGGCCGGGATCCTGTTCGGCTTCGTCGCGGCCCTGGCCAAAACCGTCATCGCCCGGCTGTTCCAGGGCGACTTCGAGTGGCTGTCCCTGACATGCCTGGCGGGGCTGCTCATTGCCGCCCTGGGCGGCAGCTTCCTGGTCCAGAACGCCCACACCCGGGGCTCCCCCGAACTCGTGGTCGCCGGCCTGACCGTCATCGACCCGCTGGTGGCCGTGGCGATCGGCATCACCATCCTGGGCGAAGCCGATGCAGCTCCCCCGCTGGCTATCGTCCTGTTCCTGCTGTCAGGTGCCACCGCCGTGGCCGGCGTCATCCTGCTCGCCACGGTCAAGAAACCCGTTATAACGGGGTAG
- a CDS encoding glycerophosphodiester phosphodiesterase family protein, which produces MKNAKLLTAAALCTGLALGTSLPAQAADTNPNGSENHFDLQAHRGGIGLTVESTLASFAKGIETGVSTLELDLQITKDGREVITHDRKISGQKCQDTAPVTPGDPQFPYVGKYVKDLTFDQVRSLDCGSKTLPQFPGQQASPGAKMPTLAEVFDLARQYRASQVKFNIETKVEAGAPEQTAPREQFVDVALREINAAHMAERVAIESFDWGALRLVKERQPGIRTVALTNKDFLQAGLPGASPWLGGIDSDDFGGDLVDSAASLGFDAVSPVHGTPQNGTVTDPGYVPYVTADMVGRAHAKGMQVIPWTVDDKPTMRALMDMGVDGLITDYPNMLRDVMAERSVKLPKRYTLAPGALATAAG; this is translated from the coding sequence ATGAAGAATGCAAAGCTGCTGACCGCGGCCGCCCTGTGCACCGGCCTGGCCCTGGGAACATCCCTCCCGGCCCAGGCGGCGGACACCAACCCCAACGGCAGCGAAAACCACTTTGACCTCCAGGCCCACCGCGGCGGCATCGGCCTGACGGTGGAGTCCACCCTGGCGTCCTTCGCCAAGGGGATCGAGACCGGTGTCTCCACCCTTGAACTGGACCTGCAGATCACCAAGGACGGCCGCGAAGTCATCACCCATGACCGCAAGATCAGCGGCCAGAAGTGCCAGGACACGGCCCCCGTCACCCCTGGGGATCCGCAGTTCCCGTACGTGGGCAAGTACGTCAAGGACCTTACGTTCGACCAGGTCCGCAGCCTTGACTGCGGCTCAAAGACCCTGCCGCAGTTCCCGGGCCAGCAGGCTTCGCCCGGCGCCAAGATGCCCACCCTTGCTGAAGTCTTCGACCTGGCCAGGCAGTACCGGGCCAGCCAGGTGAAGTTCAACATCGAGACCAAGGTGGAGGCCGGGGCACCGGAGCAGACGGCTCCCCGCGAGCAGTTCGTGGACGTGGCCCTGCGCGAGATCAACGCCGCGCACATGGCCGAGCGGGTCGCCATCGAGAGTTTCGACTGGGGTGCACTGCGCCTGGTGAAGGAACGGCAGCCCGGCATCCGCACCGTTGCCCTGACCAACAAGGACTTCCTGCAGGCCGGCCTGCCCGGCGCCTCGCCCTGGCTGGGCGGCATCGATTCGGATGACTTCGGCGGCGACCTGGTGGACTCAGCCGCTTCCCTGGGCTTCGACGCCGTCTCCCCCGTCCATGGCACCCCGCAGAACGGCACCGTCACGGACCCCGGCTACGTCCCCTACGTCACCGCGGATATGGTGGGGAGGGCCCACGCCAAGGGCATGCAGGTCATCCCGTGGACTGTGGACGACAAGCCCACCATGCGGGCCCTGATGGACATGGGTGTCGACGGGCTCATCACTGATTACCCCAACATGCTGCGGGATGTGATGGCAGAGCGGTCGGTGAAGCTTCCCAAGCGGTACACACTGGCACCCGGCGCATTAGCGACGGCAGCCGGCTGA
- a CDS encoding response regulator transcription factor, with protein MERSRVAVIIEDEEDVRELIAVVFRQAGFVTHGAPSGEDGVDLVRQHDPMVVTLDIEMADMDGFEAARRIRLFSDSYVIMLTGRDDEADAMMGLDNGADDYIVKPFRPRELRSRINALLRRPRWQEGPTPTTSHHAGGSGRRSAERLEHNGLVLNVRTRKVEADGIELDLSGREFDLLHTLMESTWVHRSKADLAQKLRAAHYETGEPVTRREESAVDSLMSSLRVKLGDTERPYRWLRSEPGGYSLGV; from the coding sequence GTGGAGCGGTCTCGCGTTGCGGTGATTATTGAAGACGAGGAAGACGTCCGGGAGCTCATCGCGGTGGTATTTCGGCAAGCCGGGTTCGTGACCCACGGTGCGCCAAGCGGCGAAGATGGTGTTGACCTGGTCCGCCAGCACGATCCAATGGTGGTAACGCTCGACATCGAGATGGCGGACATGGACGGGTTCGAAGCTGCCAGGCGCATCCGCTTGTTCAGTGACAGTTACGTCATCATGCTGACCGGGCGGGACGATGAGGCCGACGCGATGATGGGGCTGGACAACGGGGCCGACGATTACATTGTCAAGCCCTTCCGCCCCCGGGAATTGCGGTCCCGGATCAACGCACTGCTACGGCGTCCGCGCTGGCAGGAGGGGCCGACTCCAACCACCAGCCATCACGCGGGAGGCAGCGGCCGGCGGTCGGCCGAGCGGCTGGAACATAACGGCCTGGTGCTGAATGTCCGGACCCGGAAGGTCGAGGCGGACGGAATCGAACTTGACCTCAGCGGACGTGAATTCGATCTCCTGCACACGCTCATGGAAAGCACGTGGGTCCACCGCAGCAAGGCGGACCTGGCGCAGAAACTGCGGGCGGCGCATTACGAGACCGGTGAGCCCGTGACGCGCAGGGAAGAATCAGCCGTCGATTCCCTGATGTCCAGCCTGCGCGTAAAGCTCGGTGACACCGAGCGCCCGTATCGCTGGCTCCGGTCGGAGCCCGGAGGTTACTCACTGGGGGTCTAG
- a CDS encoding sensor histidine kinase, with amino-acid sequence MLISQLPLTGSLLTVAVMLAFVRPAKLQDTGLQLSLILVFSLTVLCVLLPWNLLPAKTFLLVPLLDFAVVGLAREATASSFSSLGLLLVFPVIWLAAREGKTGVALSFAATLLTVGVPLLVGASATPSDIARPFLLPLIMTVIALAVHVLVSSLASQDARLKSQDEELRKAYGESLERQRLLDTMLDVVGVGVHAVDAAGNDILVNQQHRRNRTLSRPSGKEQDLNLLASDGTTPLPSEHSPVARAAQGQSFSDYIVRLGSAADNRVLSSTARAMTDKDGNFAGSVLAFSDVTELVNALAIKDDFVANISHEFRSPLMSILGYLDLVLETPEDRPGQHEAFLGIAQSNAEKLLNLVSDLLSVSSDSMGVHPQKMDLLDLIRVSVASAATRAESRGVEIVNEAAGRLWLTADPGRVGQVLDNLLSNAIKYSPRGGTVTIRAWDTGGAISLSVTDTGIGISDEDLPKIFTRYFRSDAVRESAIPGVGLGLGIVKRIVENHGGSITASSRLNLGSTFTVTLPKGLEVGGPGAPRC; translated from the coding sequence ATGCTGATCAGCCAACTTCCGCTGACCGGTTCCTTGCTGACAGTCGCTGTCATGCTGGCTTTTGTCCGGCCCGCAAAGCTGCAGGACACCGGCCTTCAGCTGTCGCTCATCTTAGTCTTCAGCCTCACTGTCCTGTGTGTGCTGCTTCCCTGGAACCTTCTGCCCGCCAAGACCTTCCTCCTGGTTCCGCTGCTGGACTTCGCGGTTGTCGGGCTGGCCCGTGAGGCCACGGCCTCCTCCTTCAGCAGTCTTGGCCTGCTGCTGGTCTTCCCCGTTATCTGGTTGGCGGCCCGGGAAGGCAAGACGGGCGTGGCCCTGTCCTTTGCGGCAACTCTCTTGACCGTTGGGGTGCCGCTCCTAGTCGGCGCATCAGCAACTCCGTCCGATATAGCCCGCCCCTTCCTGCTTCCACTGATCATGACTGTGATCGCCCTGGCGGTCCACGTCCTGGTGAGCAGCCTGGCCAGCCAGGATGCCAGGCTCAAAAGCCAGGACGAGGAACTTCGGAAGGCCTATGGGGAAAGCCTTGAGCGACAACGCCTGCTGGACACCATGCTGGACGTCGTGGGCGTGGGAGTCCACGCCGTGGACGCTGCCGGGAACGACATCCTGGTCAACCAGCAACACCGGCGCAACCGCACATTGTCCCGGCCGTCAGGGAAGGAACAGGACCTGAATCTTCTGGCGAGCGACGGCACTACCCCGCTTCCCTCCGAACACAGCCCCGTTGCCCGTGCAGCCCAGGGCCAGTCGTTTTCCGACTACATCGTCCGGCTGGGCAGCGCCGCGGACAACCGGGTGCTTTCGTCCACAGCGCGTGCAATGACGGATAAGGATGGAAATTTTGCCGGTTCCGTCCTTGCTTTCAGCGACGTCACTGAACTGGTGAATGCACTAGCCATAAAGGACGACTTTGTCGCCAACATCTCCCATGAATTCAGGAGTCCGCTGATGTCAATCCTCGGATACCTGGATCTCGTTCTGGAGACTCCCGAAGACCGGCCGGGCCAGCATGAAGCGTTCCTGGGAATCGCCCAAAGCAACGCGGAGAAGCTCCTCAACCTGGTCTCGGATCTTCTCTCGGTCTCGTCCGATTCCATGGGAGTCCATCCCCAAAAAATGGACCTCCTGGACCTGATCCGGGTTTCCGTTGCCTCCGCGGCGACCAGGGCTGAAAGCCGTGGTGTGGAGATCGTAAACGAAGCTGCAGGGCGCCTCTGGCTCACCGCAGATCCGGGCCGCGTCGGCCAGGTTTTGGACAACCTGCTCTCCAACGCGATCAAGTACTCCCCGCGCGGAGGGACGGTGACTATACGGGCGTGGGACACGGGTGGGGCCATCTCGTTATCGGTCACCGACACCGGAATTGGAATCAGCGATGAGGACCTTCCAAAGATTTTCACACGGTACTTCCGGTCCGATGCTGTCCGTGAGTCAGCAATACCCGGCGTAGGCCTGGGCCTGGGTATCGTAAAACGGATCGTCGAAAACCATGGAGGTTCCATCACAGCGAGCAGCAGGCTGAATCTGGGCAGCACCTTTACCGTAACTCTCCCGAAGGGCCTGGAGGTTGGCGGCCCCGGAGCACCGCGCTGCTGA
- a CDS encoding DUF6454 family protein translates to MSTSRTPGFFTAAAAIILAASALGGTAVAQAAGNNDHQANPGSGNHQELDTALADAFNGVDRNTNWQQTSKLKLNFPTYHTEGIAYSQDHIFLSAVQILEPTKKFPTPQDGFDRTPGKGIGHLFVMDKAGNLQKDIILGEGDMYHPGGIDFDGTNLWVPVAQYRPNSSAIIYRMDADTLDVHKQFEVADHFGGIVMDKKTGHLVGNTWGSRRFAEWDLQGKQLSTWENPNYFIDYQDCQYVPNSRMLCSGITNLPQTPAAGGTGATYELGGMAMIDLKSHNVIRDVPFQRWSTAGHVATRNPFKMTADGNHLTMTVAPDNGDEGNGTEILTYRATVTPAQ, encoded by the coding sequence ATGAGCACGTCCCGTACCCCCGGCTTTTTCACGGCCGCCGCAGCCATCATCCTGGCGGCGTCGGCACTCGGCGGCACCGCCGTCGCCCAGGCCGCAGGCAACAATGACCACCAAGCCAACCCCGGCTCCGGCAACCACCAGGAGTTGGACACGGCCCTGGCGGACGCTTTCAACGGCGTCGACCGGAACACGAACTGGCAGCAGACGTCCAAGCTGAAGCTGAACTTCCCCACTTACCACACCGAGGGCATCGCCTACAGCCAGGACCACATCTTCCTGTCGGCCGTCCAGATTCTTGAGCCGACCAAGAAGTTCCCCACCCCGCAGGACGGCTTCGACCGGACCCCCGGCAAGGGCATCGGCCACCTGTTCGTCATGGACAAGGCCGGCAACCTCCAGAAGGACATCATCCTGGGCGAGGGTGACATGTACCATCCGGGCGGCATCGACTTCGACGGCACCAACCTCTGGGTGCCCGTGGCCCAATACCGGCCCAACAGCAGTGCCATCATCTACCGCATGGACGCGGACACCCTGGACGTGCACAAGCAGTTCGAGGTGGCGGACCACTTCGGCGGCATCGTGATGGACAAGAAGACCGGCCACCTGGTGGGCAACACCTGGGGTTCACGCCGCTTCGCCGAATGGGACCTCCAGGGCAAGCAGCTCTCCACGTGGGAGAACCCGAACTACTTCATCGACTACCAGGACTGCCAGTACGTGCCCAACTCCAGGATGCTCTGCAGCGGCATCACCAACCTCCCGCAGACCCCCGCCGCGGGCGGCACCGGTGCCACCTACGAGCTCGGCGGCATGGCGATGATCGACCTGAAATCCCACAACGTGATCCGCGACGTGCCGTTCCAGCGGTGGTCCACCGCCGGCCACGTGGCCACCCGCAACCCCTTCAAAATGACTGCCGACGGCAACCACCTCACCATGACGGTGGCCCCCGACAACGGCGACGAAGGCAACGGAACCGAAATCCTCACCTACCGGGCCACCGTCACCCCGGCACAGTAG
- a CDS encoding anthrone oxygenase family protein — translation MGQTSSPRRDLLTDRFLDVAEFSHAHWFFGNLYELLVKVPHRVAASEASKELPRSPFGAGSPGRYYAPLAPINAPAAVGALAAGWHDPGTRTWLMVAAASSVTGAAATVYVLRSLNPKLFFSPEPLSQNQREPLLRRWYQVHTVRLAASAVALTAIHRARTIRLRSQ, via the coding sequence ATGGGACAGACTTCCTCGCCTCGCCGCGATCTGCTTACCGATCGGTTCCTTGACGTGGCGGAGTTCAGCCACGCCCACTGGTTCTTTGGAAACCTGTATGAGCTGCTGGTCAAAGTGCCGCACCGCGTCGCGGCCTCCGAGGCAAGCAAAGAGCTCCCCCGGTCCCCCTTTGGGGCGGGCAGCCCGGGGCGCTATTACGCACCCCTTGCTCCGATCAATGCCCCGGCCGCCGTCGGTGCCCTCGCGGCGGGATGGCATGATCCGGGCACCAGGACCTGGCTGATGGTAGCCGCAGCCAGTTCCGTCACGGGCGCTGCCGCTACCGTTTACGTTCTTCGCTCCCTCAACCCCAAGCTGTTCTTCAGCCCGGAACCGCTGAGCCAGAACCAACGGGAACCTTTATTGAGGCGGTGGTATCAGGTCCACACCGTACGGCTGGCGGCCAGCGCCGTTGCGCTGACCGCCATCCACCGGGCCCGGACCATCCGGCTCAGAAGCCAGTGA
- a CDS encoding MinD/ParA family ATP-binding protein — protein MPAVTPSPSSSNEAGKPVTRRSSWAEAAAAADATKPSRAPSPAPAAPSPSAPAQSAPAQPARPPAADSAPEPNASVPAATRHSAKGGVAPQAAVPPSDAPVDAPALRRSRPTVADSIAESPMPDFISSPGLFVKEQKPRPVGGFRGALYNLTGGAWNLGPGPKQRQEDELARRISRQLQGSYNTAVLSLKGGIGKTSTTVGVGLTLAEYRGDAPCAIDANPDSGDLVERALGEGIYQQASPRTITDLLENIESINSLTALARYMHHAGRLHLIAGEQDPEVSDSLTAEEYLRIRKLISSYYSVALTDCGTGVTHNAMSGILQSADNLVIAAGYAVSGAKRARSTLHWLASHGYEDLARNAIVVITDKDEVSSRVDKDAIEEHLSGICRELIAVPHDRGVADGDLVTLDVLKPETRRAYKEIAAAIVDGYR, from the coding sequence ATGCCAGCAGTAACCCCTTCCCCTTCCAGTTCAAACGAAGCCGGTAAGCCGGTGACGCGCCGCTCCTCCTGGGCGGAGGCGGCCGCTGCCGCCGATGCAACCAAGCCGTCCCGCGCACCTTCCCCTGCCCCAGCGGCTCCCTCGCCGTCCGCACCCGCACAGTCCGCCCCGGCGCAGCCCGCCCGCCCGCCAGCCGCCGATTCTGCGCCGGAACCCAACGCCTCAGTGCCCGCCGCCACAAGGCATTCCGCGAAGGGTGGGGTGGCTCCTCAGGCTGCCGTGCCGCCGTCCGACGCTCCCGTCGACGCTCCCGCGCTCCGCCGGAGCCGGCCCACCGTGGCCGACTCGATCGCCGAAAGCCCCATGCCGGACTTCATCAGCTCGCCCGGCCTGTTCGTCAAGGAACAGAAACCGCGGCCCGTGGGCGGCTTCCGCGGCGCCCTGTACAACCTGACCGGCGGCGCCTGGAACCTGGGTCCCGGGCCCAAGCAGCGCCAGGAGGACGAACTGGCGCGCCGGATCTCGCGCCAGCTCCAGGGCAGCTACAACACCGCCGTCCTGAGCCTCAAGGGCGGGATCGGCAAGACGTCCACCACGGTCGGTGTGGGCCTGACGCTTGCCGAATACCGTGGCGACGCGCCCTGCGCCATCGACGCCAACCCCGACTCCGGGGACCTGGTGGAACGTGCACTGGGCGAGGGCATCTACCAGCAGGCCAGCCCGCGGACCATCACGGACCTGCTGGAGAACATCGAGTCCATCAACTCGCTCACTGCGCTGGCCCGGTATATGCACCACGCCGGCCGGCTGCACCTGATCGCGGGGGAGCAGGACCCGGAGGTCTCGGACTCCCTGACGGCCGAGGAATACCTGCGGATCCGCAAGCTCATCTCCAGCTACTACTCCGTGGCTTTGACTGACTGCGGCACCGGCGTGACGCACAACGCCATGAGCGGGATCCTGCAGTCGGCGGACAACCTGGTGATCGCCGCCGGCTATGCCGTGTCCGGCGCCAAGCGGGCCCGCAGCACGCTGCACTGGCTGGCCAGCCACGGGTACGAGGACCTGGCCCGCAACGCGATCGTGGTGATCACGGACAAGGACGAGGTGTCCTCCCGCGTGGACAAGGACGCCATCGAGGAGCACCTTTCCGGGATCTGCCGCGAACTGATCGCCGTGCCCCACGACCGCGGCGTGGCCGACGGCGACCTGGTGACCCTGGACGTGCTCAAGCCGGAGACGCGGCGGGCGTACAAGGAGATTGCTGCCGCGATCGTGGACGGGTACCGGTAG
- a CDS encoding glycosyltransferase family 2 protein has product MHLCVVVSSIGKTERLVNLLDSLLYQTDRDFTVGICDQSNNASVRVLAKEYQQRLKIFTTTSARGLSAGRNSVIRAAPSEASHFIFPNDTSAFPTTLIAGLRRKHFDADVVVLSYLDNDAPRYRFNDGIYNLDVKNVWRVIEPAMVLSRNAVEVAGGFDELLGTGCPSPWQSGEGTDLLLKLVDKELSVHWDNELKVVGVSESYGLDRKKYLVKLRGYGRGYGRIHSKWSYSLLRRVRICVAPWIRCLMRNSSIGVAEAAAVSLGRFEGLIGRTVGR; this is encoded by the coding sequence ATGCACTTGTGCGTTGTTGTTTCTAGCATTGGCAAAACCGAGCGTCTGGTGAATCTTCTCGATTCACTTCTGTACCAGACTGACAGAGACTTTACTGTGGGGATATGCGACCAAAGTAATAATGCTTCGGTGCGTGTTCTAGCCAAAGAGTATCAGCAGAGACTCAAGATATTCACTACAACCTCGGCCCGGGGGCTCTCTGCTGGGCGCAATTCCGTCATTCGGGCCGCACCTTCTGAGGCTAGCCATTTCATTTTTCCGAATGATACGAGTGCTTTTCCAACTACCCTAATTGCAGGGTTGCGCCGAAAGCATTTCGACGCTGACGTGGTCGTTCTTTCTTATTTGGATAACGACGCACCACGTTATCGCTTCAATGATGGAATCTACAATCTGGATGTGAAAAATGTCTGGCGAGTGATCGAGCCTGCGATGGTGCTTTCGCGGAATGCGGTTGAAGTAGCCGGTGGCTTTGACGAGTTGTTGGGCACGGGATGCCCAAGTCCCTGGCAGTCTGGCGAGGGCACGGATCTACTCCTGAAGTTAGTTGATAAAGAACTGTCGGTGCACTGGGATAATGAGCTGAAAGTGGTCGGTGTCTCTGAGAGTTATGGGCTCGATAGAAAGAAGTACTTAGTCAAGCTACGGGGATATGGAAGGGGCTATGGTCGCATCCACTCAAAGTGGTCATATTCACTGCTCAGAAGGGTGAGAATCTGCGTGGCTCCCTGGATTAGGTGTTTGATGAGAAATTCCTCGATTGGCGTTGCCGAAGCTGCTGCTGTCTCCCTGGGGCGTTTTGAAGGGCTAATAGGGCGTACGGTCGGGAGATGA